A section of the Saccopteryx leptura isolate mSacLep1 chromosome 6, mSacLep1_pri_phased_curated, whole genome shotgun sequence genome encodes:
- the PYGO1 gene encoding pygopus homolog 1 isoform X1 has product MSAEQEKDPISVKRVRGGDSGLDGLGGPGVQLGSPDKKKRKTNAQGPSFPPLSEYAPPQNPNSDHLVAANPFDDNYNTISYKPLPSSNPYLGPGYPSFGGYGTFRMPPHVPPRMSSPYCGPYSLRNQPHPFPQNPLGMGFNRPHAFNFGPHDNSSFGNPSYNNALSQNVNMPNQHFRQNTAENFNQIPPQNPGQVSNPDLASNFVPGNNSNFTSPLESNHSFIPPPNTFGQTKAPPPKQDFIQGATKNTNQNSSAHPPHLNMDDTVNQSNIELKNNRNNAVNQENSRSSSAEATNNSHANGTQNKPRQPRGAAETCTTEKSNKSSLHPSRHGHSSSDPVYPCGICTNEVNDDQDAILCEASCQKWFHRICTGMTETAYGLLTAEASAVWGCDTCMADKDVQLMRSRETFGPPAVGSDA; this is encoded by the exons gtggtGATAGTGGACTGGATGGGTTAGGAGGACCAGGTGTGCAACTAGGAagcccagataagaaaaagaggaagacaaaTGCACAG GGGCCTTCTTTTCCTCCATTGTCTGAGTATGCTCCACCACAGAATCCAAATTCTGACCATCTAGTGGCTGCTAATCCATTTGATGACAACTATAACACTATTTCCTATAAACCACTACCTTCATCAAATCCATATCTTGGCCCTGGATATCCTAGTTTTGGAGGCTATGGCACATTCAGAATGCCACCTCATGTTCCTCCCAGAATGTCTTCCCCATACTGTGGTCCTTACTCACTCAGGAATCAACCACACCCATTTCCTCAGAATCCTCTGGGCATGGGTTTTAATCGACCTCATGCTTTTAACTTTGGGCCACATGATAATTCAAGTTTTGGAAACCCATCTTATAATAATGCACTAAGTCAGAATGTTAATATGCCTAATCAACATTTTAGACAAAATACTGCTGAAAACTTCAATCAGATTCCTCCACAGAATCCTGGCCAGGTATCTAATCCTGACTTGGCATCTAACTTTGTCCCAGGaaataattcaaattttactTCTCCATTAGAATCTAATCATTCTTTTATTCCTCCCCCGAACACTTTTGGTCAAACAAAAGCACCCCCCCCAAAACAAGACTTTATTCAAGGAGCAACCAAAAACACTAATCAAAATTCCTCTGCTCATCCACCTCACTTAAATATGGATGACACAGTGAATCAGAgtaatattgaattaaaaaataatcgaAACAATGCAGTAAATCAAGAGAATAGCCGTTCGAGTAGTGCCGAAGCTACAAATAACAGCCATGCAAATGGGACACAGAATAAGCCACGACAACCTAGAGGTGCAGCAGAGACATGCACCACCGAAAAAAGCAATAAATCCTCCCTCCACCCAAGCCGTCATGGCCATTCTTCTTCGGACCCAGTGTATCCTTGTGGAATTTGTACAAATGAAGTGAACGATGATCAGGATGCCATCTTATGTGAAGCCTCTTGTCAGAAATGGTTTCATCGGATCTGCACTGGAATGACTGAAACAGCATATGGCCTGCTAACTGCGGAAGCATCAGCAGTATGGGGCTGTGATACCTGTATGGCTGACAAAGATGTCCAGTTAATGCGCAGTAGAGAAACTTTTGGTCCACCTGCAGTGGGCAGTGATGCTTAA
- the PYGO1 gene encoding pygopus homolog 1 isoform X2, producing the protein MPTPQKSGDSGLDGLGGPGVQLGSPDKKKRKTNAQGPSFPPLSEYAPPQNPNSDHLVAANPFDDNYNTISYKPLPSSNPYLGPGYPSFGGYGTFRMPPHVPPRMSSPYCGPYSLRNQPHPFPQNPLGMGFNRPHAFNFGPHDNSSFGNPSYNNALSQNVNMPNQHFRQNTAENFNQIPPQNPGQVSNPDLASNFVPGNNSNFTSPLESNHSFIPPPNTFGQTKAPPPKQDFIQGATKNTNQNSSAHPPHLNMDDTVNQSNIELKNNRNNAVNQENSRSSSAEATNNSHANGTQNKPRQPRGAAETCTTEKSNKSSLHPSRHGHSSSDPVYPCGICTNEVNDDQDAILCEASCQKWFHRICTGMTETAYGLLTAEASAVWGCDTCMADKDVQLMRSRETFGPPAVGSDA; encoded by the exons gtggtGATAGTGGACTGGATGGGTTAGGAGGACCAGGTGTGCAACTAGGAagcccagataagaaaaagaggaagacaaaTGCACAG GGGCCTTCTTTTCCTCCATTGTCTGAGTATGCTCCACCACAGAATCCAAATTCTGACCATCTAGTGGCTGCTAATCCATTTGATGACAACTATAACACTATTTCCTATAAACCACTACCTTCATCAAATCCATATCTTGGCCCTGGATATCCTAGTTTTGGAGGCTATGGCACATTCAGAATGCCACCTCATGTTCCTCCCAGAATGTCTTCCCCATACTGTGGTCCTTACTCACTCAGGAATCAACCACACCCATTTCCTCAGAATCCTCTGGGCATGGGTTTTAATCGACCTCATGCTTTTAACTTTGGGCCACATGATAATTCAAGTTTTGGAAACCCATCTTATAATAATGCACTAAGTCAGAATGTTAATATGCCTAATCAACATTTTAGACAAAATACTGCTGAAAACTTCAATCAGATTCCTCCACAGAATCCTGGCCAGGTATCTAATCCTGACTTGGCATCTAACTTTGTCCCAGGaaataattcaaattttactTCTCCATTAGAATCTAATCATTCTTTTATTCCTCCCCCGAACACTTTTGGTCAAACAAAAGCACCCCCCCCAAAACAAGACTTTATTCAAGGAGCAACCAAAAACACTAATCAAAATTCCTCTGCTCATCCACCTCACTTAAATATGGATGACACAGTGAATCAGAgtaatattgaattaaaaaataatcgaAACAATGCAGTAAATCAAGAGAATAGCCGTTCGAGTAGTGCCGAAGCTACAAATAACAGCCATGCAAATGGGACACAGAATAAGCCACGACAACCTAGAGGTGCAGCAGAGACATGCACCACCGAAAAAAGCAATAAATCCTCCCTCCACCCAAGCCGTCATGGCCATTCTTCTTCGGACCCAGTGTATCCTTGTGGAATTTGTACAAATGAAGTGAACGATGATCAGGATGCCATCTTATGTGAAGCCTCTTGTCAGAAATGGTTTCATCGGATCTGCACTGGAATGACTGAAACAGCATATGGCCTGCTAACTGCGGAAGCATCAGCAGTATGGGGCTGTGATACCTGTATGGCTGACAAAGATGTCCAGTTAATGCGCAGTAGAGAAACTTTTGGTCCACCTGCAGTGGGCAGTGATGCTTAA